In Hermetia illucens chromosome 1, iHerIll2.2.curated.20191125, whole genome shotgun sequence, one genomic interval encodes:
- the LOC119657937 gene encoding 60S ribosomal protein L23 yields MSKRGRGGTAGGKFRISLGLPVGAVINCADNTGAKNLYVIAVHGIRGRLNRLPAAGAGDMFVATVKKGKPELRKKVMPAVVIRQRKPFRRRDGVFIYFEDNAGVIVNNKGEMKGSAITGPVAKECADLWPRIASNASSIA; encoded by the exons ATGTCTAAGAGAG GACGAGGAGGTACCGCCGGAGGTAAATTCCGCATCTCGCTTGGTCTCCCAGTCGGAGCTGTCATCAATTGCGCCGACAACACAG GAGCCAAGAACTTGTACGTCATTGCCGTCCATGGAATCCGTGGTCGCCTCAACAGACTTCCCGCCGCAGGCGCCGGAGACATGTTTGTGGCCACAGTGAAGAAGGGCAAACCAGAACTTCGTAAGAAG GTAATGCCAGCCGTGGTGATTCGGCAGAGAAAACCGTTTAGGAGGCGTGACGgcgtttttatatattttgaggaCAATGCGGGGGTGATAGTGAACAACAAAGGAGAAATGAAAGGCTCTGCTATCACCGGCCCCGTCGCGAAGGAATGTGCTGACTTGTGGCCGCGTATTGCGTCCAATGCCAGTTCAATTGCTTGA